The sequence TTGTGCGCGAGGGCCGGTCCCGCCGTGATGTCGCCGATGGCCGCGACGTGCGGTGCGGCCATGCGATCCGGCCCCACCGCCAGGAGCCCACCGACGTCGGGCGTGATGCCGATCTTCTTCAGCCCCAGCCCGTCGGTGTTGGGGCGCCGACCGATGGCCACGATCATCTTCTCGGCCGACACCCGCTTCTCACCGGAGGCCGCGGTCGCCGTGACCACGCCGTCCTCGAAGCCTTCCACCCGGTGCCCGAGCAGCACGTCGACGCCGAGCGCCTTGAGCCGCTGGCGGACGGGACGCAGCAGCGCGGCGTCGACCCCCGGGAGGAGCCGGTCGAGCGCCTCGATGATGGTCACCCGAGTGCCCAGCTTGGCGAACGCCGTTCCGAGCTCCAGACCGATGTAGCCACCTCCCACCACCACGATGCTGCGCGGCAACGTCTGCAGGGCCAGGGCGTCCGTGGAGTCCAGGACCCGCTCCCCGTCCCGGGGAAGCCCCGGGAGCTCCACCGGCCGAGATCCGGTCGAGAGCAGGACGTCGGTGTACTGCAGGTGCCGCGGTGGGCGGTCGTCGGCGGACTGCAGCACCCCCGAGCCCGGCCTGGTGAACCGGAACTCGCCGGCCGCGACCTCGACGCCGGCCCGGCGGAGCAGCCCCGAGACGCCTCCGGTGAGCCCGCCGACCTTTGCCGCTTTCCACTCCTGGAACCGCGCCATGTCCACCGACACGTCGCCGACCGTGAGACCGGCGTCCCCGAGCCCGCCGGCCCGGTGCGCCACCTCGGCCACCTCGATGAGCGCCTTGCTGGGGATGCAGCCGACCTGGAGGCAGACCCCGCCCACGCCGGCGTCCCCGAGCCGGTCGACGAGCAGCACGCTGCGGCCCAGGGCGGCCGCGCGCAGCGCCGCCGTATAGCCGCCGGGGCCGGCGCCGACCACGAGCAGGTCGACGCCCTCTGCCACTTCTCCGACGACCATCACTCCCCCTTGAGCAGCAGGATCGGATCGGCCAGGTAGGCGATGAGGGTGGCCAGGAAGGCCCCCATGTCGTCGCCGTCGATCAGCCGGTGGTCGGCGGAGACCGACAACGGCAGCGTCGGCCGGACCACGGGCACACCGTCGACGGGGACCACGGAGTCGCGGATGCGACCGAAACCGGCGATCGCGGCCTCGGGCGGCCGGATGATCGGCGTGGCGAGCCAGCCGCCGAAGCTGCCGAAGTTGGTGATCGTGAAGGTCCCCTCGGACATCTGCGCGGAGCTGACGGTGCGGTCCCGGGCAGCCGAGGCGAGCTGGTCGATCTCTCGCGACAGCTCGCCCAGGGACTTGCCGTCCGCATCCTTGACCACCGGCACCATCAGCCCGGCAGCGGTCGCCGTGGCCAGGCCGATGTTGCGCCGGCCGTGGTAGGTGATCGTCTCGGCAGCCATGTCGATGCTGGCGTTGAACTTGGGGTGCTCGGCCAGCGTCGCGACGACGGCCTTGACCAGCAGCGGCAGGAACGTGAAGGCCACGCCGTCGGCCTCCAGGTGCGGCCGGAGGCTGGCCCGCGCCCGCACGAGAGCGGTGGCGTCGACCTCCCGGAACTCCGTGATGTGCGGGATCTGCTGCCACGAGGTCGTCATGGACTTCGCGATCGAGCGCCGCAGCCCGCGCAGGGGCACGGTCTCGTCGGCGAGCCGGCGCACGACGCGCCGCGGCTCGCCGGGCTCCGCGGAGCTCCCGCCCGCGGCCCCGGCGGTCTCGTCCACGCCCGTGTCGGCGACCGCGGGCGCGGCCGCGAAGGCCCGCACGTCGTCCGCGGTCACCCGGCCACCCGGACCGGAGCCACGCACGGCCGTCAGGTCGACCCCTGTCTCCAGCGCCAGCCGGCGGGTGGCCGGCGAGGCCAGTACCCGCCCGATCCGGGAGCGGCCCCCGTCGGCGGCCGCGGTGGGCGAGGGAGCCCCCGCCGCCGCCTCCGGGGACTGCGCCACGGCGGCGGGCGTGGGCAGCGCAGGCGCGGCGGCCGGCGGCTGCTCGGCGGCCGGCGGCTGCTCTTCGGCCGGCGGCTGCTCGGCGATCGGCGGCTGCTCGGCGGCCGGCGAGGTCGCCGGGCCGCCCGTGCCGTGGCTGCGGATCTTCACCGACTCATCGGTCTCGAAGACCACCAGCAGCGCCCCGATCTCGAGGACGTCGCCGACCTCGCCACCGAGGCGGAGCACCGTCCCGTTCACCGGAGACGGGATCTCCACGACCGCCTTGTCGGTCTCCACTTCGGCCAGGACCTGGTCGCGGACGACGGTGGAACCCGGCTGCACGTGCCACTCGACGATCTCGCCCGCATCGAGGCCCTCCCCGACGTCGGGAAGGCGGAACTCCAGCTCGCTCACTTGGCGCTCACCGTCCGGCGGACGGCGTCGACGACGCGCTCGACACTCGGGATGTAGTAGTCCTCGATCGAGGCGATCGGATACGGGGTGTCCGGCGACGCCACCCGGGCCACCGGAGCCTCCAGGGAGTAGAACGCCTCCTCCTGCAGGGTCGCGACCACCTCGGCCCCGAACCCGGCCGTCAGCGGGGCCTCGTGGACGACGACGCAGCGCCCCGTCGCCTCCACGGCCGACACCAGCCCCTCGACGTCCAGGGGGACGAGCGTGCGCAGGTCCAGCACCGTCGCCTCGATGCCCTCCTCCGCGAGCCGCGCGGCGGACCGCTCGGCCAGTTGCACCGCGGCGCTCCACGCCACCAGCGTCACGTCGCCGCCCTCGCGGGTGACCCGGGACTGACCGAAGGGAACGGTGTAGTCCCCCTCCGGAACCTCACCCTTGACCAGCCGGTACCCCCGCAGCGGCTCGCAGAAGAGCACCGGGTCGGGGTCGCGGATGGCCTCCAGCAGCATGCCCTTGGCGTCGTAGGGGTTCGACGGCATGACCACCTTGAGCCCGGGGGCCTGCACGAACTGCGCCTCGAGGGCGTCGGAGTGCAGCTCCGGGGTCCGGACGCCGCCACCGAAGGGGGTGCGGATGGTGACCTGCGCGTTGTACCGGCCCTGCGAGCGGTAGCGGTAACGCGCGATCTGCGGCGCGATCTGGTGGAACGCCTGGTGGGTGAACCCGAGGAACTGGATCTCCGCCACGGGGACCAGGCCGGAGACCGCCAGCCCGAGCGCCGAGCCCGCGATCACCGCCTCGGCCAGGGGCATGTCGAACACCCGGTCGGCGCCGAACTCCTTGAGCAGCCCGTCCGTCGCCCGGAAGACACCGCCGAGCTGGCCGATGTCCTGGCCCAGCGCCACGACCCGTTCGTCGCGCGCCATCTCCTCCCGGAGGGCTGACCGGATCGCCTCGATCATCGTCATCGTCGCCATGGTGTCGCTCCTCGGCTCAGTGGGAGTCCAGCGCGGCACGCTGCTGCGCACGCAGGCGCTCCGGCGGGTCGGCGTAGACGTGGGTGTAGATCTGCTCGGGGTTCGGGGGTGCGAAGGCCTCGGCGGACTCGATCGCCTCGTCGACCTGCCGGTCGATGCCGGCCTGCATCTCCCGTTCGGCCTCGTCGTCCCAGGCGTCCTGGCTGCGCAGCCAGGACGTGACGCGGCGGATGGGGTCGCGCTCGTCCCAGCCGCTGAGCTCCACCGGCTCCATGTAGCGGGTCGGGTCGTCGGCGGTGTTGTGGGCACCCATCCGGTACGTCTGGGACTCGATCAGCGTCGGTCCCTCCCCCCGCCGGGCACGCTCGACCGCCTGCTGCATCGCCGTGTACACGGCGAACAGGTCGTTGCCGTCGACGATGACGCCCGGGAAGCCGTACCCCTCGGCCCGGCTGGCGAAGTTCGACGCCGCGGTCTGCTTCGTTCGCGGGGTGGAGATCGCCCATCCGTTGTTCTGCAGGAAGAAGACCACCGGTGCCCGGGTGACACCGGCGAGGTTCATGGCCTCGTGCGTGTCTCCCTCCGAGGAGGCGCCGTCGCCGAAGTAGGTGGTCACGACGCCGTCGCTGCCCTGCAGCTTCAGCCCCCATCCCAGCCCGACCGCGTGCGGGAGCTGCGCGGCCAGCGCGATCTGCAGCGGGAGCACCTTGACCCCGTCGGGCACCCGACCGCCGGCCGGGTTCCCCATCCAGTACAGCAGGTACCCGTCGAGCGGAAAGCCGTGGCGGACGACCCCGGGGAGCTCACGGTACTGCGGAACGATCCAGTCGCGGGCGGGGTCGAGGGCGAACGACGAGCCGACGACCGAGGCCTCCTGGCCGCGGACGGCGGAGAACGTGCCCATGCGCCCCTGCCGCTGGAGGCTGATCGCCCGGACGTCCACCGTCCGGGACAGCATCATCCAGCGGAGCGCGTCGCGGACCTGCTCGGTGCTCAGCGGGACCTCGGCCCCGGGACGGACCGTCCCGTCGGGCGACAGGATCTCCAGCCGCTCGCCCGGGCCGGCGAAGCTCTGCTCGACCTCTTCCTGTTTCCTGTCGAGGTCCAGTTCGGCCTCGGTCTTCGGGTCGTCAGCTGTCGGGTGGGCGGTCATGGCAGCCCTTCCTTCGTGCGCGTCGGTGGGTATGGGTCGGGACGGGAGGACCGGGTCACTAGCCGATCTGGCTGGGCAACCAGGTCACGAGGTCCGGGATGAGGAACAGGAGCGAGGTGGTGAACAACTCGGCCGGGAGGAACCAGGCGATACCCCGGAACGCGTCCTCCAGTCGGACTCCGGGTGTGCCTGCAAGGACGTAGACGTTCAATCCCACCGGTGGGGTGATCAGCCCGATCTCGATCATCTTCACAGTGAGGATGGCGAACCAGATGCCGTCGAAGCCCAGGCCGATGACGACCGGGTAAGCGAGAGGCAGGACGATCAGCATGATCGAGATCGGGTCGAGGAACATCCCGAGCGGCACCATGATCGCCAGCAGGACGACGATGAGGACCGTCGGCGGCACCGGGAGCTCCAACGCCCAGTTGGCGAAGGCGTTGGTGATCCCGGCGCTGACCAGGAAGTAGGTGAACAGGCTGGCGCCCACCAGGATGGCGAAGATGAAGCTGGTCACCGACGCCGCCTCCGCGAAGCTGTTCCGCAGATTGATCATCAGCTGACGGGGCCCGTACCGGAACACGTCCGCCAGGAGCATGAACAGCGCGGCCAAGGCACCCAGCGAGGCGGCCTCGGTCGCGGTGAAGAACCCCGCGTAGATGCCGCCGATGACGATGGCGAACAAGACGGTGATCTTGACCAGCCCGGCATAACCCTTGCCCTGCGGCCGGTTGCCGGCGAGGCTCGGCTGGTCGTCGACGGCCGTCGGGGCCTGGTTGAAGCCGCCGATGGCCGGCCGCAGCCGTACCCGGATGATCACCAGCGACATGAACACCAGCGCCGACAGGATGCCGGGGACGATCCCGGCGGTGAGCAACGCGCCGATGGACTCACCGGTGATGATGCCGTAGATGACCAGCACGATGCTCGGCGGGATGAGCACGCTCAGCGTGCCCGCCGCGGCCACGATGCCGGCGGCGAACGCCACGTTGTAGCCGTACTTGCGCATCTCGACGATGGCGACCCGTCCGACGGTCGCCGTGGTGGCCACGCTCGACCCGGACACCGCGCCGAAGCCGGCGCAGGCGGCGATGGACGCGAGCCCCAGACCACCGGGCAGCCGGCGCAGCAGCCGGTGGCTGATCCGGAAGACGTCCTCGGCCACCCGCGCGTGCGCTGCCAGCACGCCCATGAGGATGAACATGGGTATGACGACCAGCGTCGCCTCCGCCGTCGCCTGGTACGGCAGCGACCCCATCGTGCTGGCCGTGATGTCAGCACCGCGGTAGACGATCAGGCCCAGGATCCCCGCGGTGGCGAGGGCGAAGGCCACAGGAACGCCCGTGCACAGGAGCACGAGCAGGACGAGGACGGCGAGGGCCGCCACGAGCCCTGCGGTCACGACCGGGCGCCCCTGTCGCGCTCGGTCGCCGCGGACGCCGCCTCGGGGTGTTCGTGCTGGACGGTCGGGGCACCCGTCCGGGCCCCGACGATCTCGTCGTAGGTGCTCAGCGCCAGCTCCAGGATCAAGGCGACGAGGCCGAGCGGGATCACGATCCGGATCGGCCAGATAGGGACAGGGACGAGGCCGAAACGGAACTCTCCGACCTGGAAGGAGTTGACGGCCACGACGGCCGTCTCGTAGGTCATCCACAGGAGCACCGCGATGGCGACGACCAGACCGACCGCGCGCACGACGTGGGCGGTGCGCGTCGGCAGGCGCTCGGTGACCAGGTCGACGCCGATGTGGGCCCCGGTGCGCTGCGCATAGGCCAGGCCGAGGAAGACCAGCCCGGCGAGCAGCACCTCGCTGTACTCGACCACCCCGGGGATGGAGGACCCGGTGATCTGGCGGACCAACACGTCCAGTGCCGTACTGATCATGATGCCGACGATCAGAAGGGCAGCGATGACGCCGAAGGTCGTCGCGATCAGGTGGATGACCTTGCGGACCGGCCCCCCGGGCCGCTCCGCGGGCGTGCCGTCGATCGGCGGCACGGAGTGCGCGTCACCGATCAGCGCGTCGGGGGACAACGGGTCGTTGCCCCCCGACGCACCCACCGGTGTCGAACCGGTCAGTTCCCGTTCCGCTCTGCGCAGGCCACGAGGCCGGGCGTGTAGGAGGACTCGGCGGAGTACTGCTCCAGGGCGGCCTGGTAGTCCTCCAGGTACCCGTCCACCTCGTCCGCGGAGACGCCGGCGCTCGTGGCCTGCTCACGCCAGGCGTTCAGCACGCTGTCGCCGACCATGGTCTCGAACTCCTCGACGTCCGCCTCCGGGAACACGCCGGGCGTGCCACCGGCCTCCAGGAACGTGTCGCAGGTGTTCTGCTCCTCTTCGGCCAGCAGCGCGATGGCGTCGGTGACGTACTGGTCGATCTCTTCGGTCATGAGCTCACGGGTCTCCTCCGGGAGTCCGTCCCAGAGGCTCTTCGTGATGACCAGCGCGCCGAGGTTGTAGAGGCCGGTGCCCGGGTCCGTCATGTTGGGCGCGACCTCGTGGAGGCTGTTGGCCACCGCGACGTCGAACGGGTAGGAGGTGAACCCGTCGATGACCCCGCGCTCCACCGACTCGTAGATCTCCGGGGCCGAGAGGGCGACCGGGCTGGCGCCGGTCTGCTCGATCGCCTGGCTGAGCAGGCCGACGGCGCGGATCTGCCGGCCCTGGAAGTCGTCGAGCCCGGACAGCGGCTCCGACGTCGCCACCATGGTCGGCGCCAGCGGCACGAAGCTGAGGACGTGGACGCCCTGGTTCTCGTACTCGGCGCGGAAGGCCTCGTTGTTCTCGTAGAGGTCGTTCATGGCCCGGACCTGCGCCTCGGCGTCGTCGGTCTGGAAGGGCACGCCCACGACCTGGGAGAGCGGCAACTCACCCGGGTAGTACAGGGCGATCATGAAGCCGAGGTCGGCCCGGCCCTGCGCGACGCCCTGCAGCGTGTCCGTCGCGGACAGCAGGGACTCCTGGTAGAACTCCTCGACCGTGATGTCGCCCTGCTCCTCGATCGAGTCGAAGTAGTTGGCGATCCCGGTGCTCAAGGACGAGTTGGGAGGCAGGTAGTTGGAGTACTGCCAGTCGAAGGACTGACCCTCGGCCCCAGCGCCACCCCCACCACCGCCGCTGCCGCCGGAGTCCCCGCCGCAGGCAGCCAGCGAGGCCGCCAGCACCGCCGCCGCGCCAACCGCAGCGGCCCGCTTCATGCGTAGTGAGCTGTGCACGCCATCTCCTCGATCTCAGTGCTGAGAGGGCCAGCCCGATTCGGCGGCCCTGTGACCGAGACGACAACACATACGATATATGTGAGTCAAGTAACAGCTTGGTCACCGTGTCGAAAAGTCGCTCCGGGGAGCCCTTCCGGTCGGACCTGTTCCGATGGGGCCGCGCCGATCAGCGACCGGGCGCGCGGCGTCCCCCTGTCCGGAGCGCACCGCGCGGTCACCGCGCCGGTGCGGTGAACACCTTGCCCGGGTTGAGGATGCCGTACGGGTCCAGCGCCGCCTTGACCGAGCGGTGCATGGCGAGCACGGCCTCCGGTATCTCGGCTACCAGGCCGTCACGCTTGAGCAGTCCGACTCCGTGCTCCCCGGTGACCGTGCCCCCCAGCTCCAGGGCGGCAGCGATGATGTCCTGGAACGCCAGCTGGGCGCGGTCGCGGGCGGCTTCGTCGCCCGGTGGGGTGATCAGCAACGGGTGCAGGTTGCCGTCCCCGGCGTGCGCGATGTTGGCGATGACGATGTCGTGCGACGCCCCGATCTGCTCGATGCGGGCGAGCATCGACGGGACCGCGGCCTTGGGCATGCACACGTCCTCGGTGAGCACCGGCCCGAGCCGCTCCAGCGCCGGGTAGGCCAGCCGGCGTGCGGCGAACAGCGCATCCGCCTCCTCTGCATCGGTGCTGACGGCCGCCCAGCTCGCGCCGGCGCGCTCGAACGCGGCCAGCATCTGCTCGGCCTCGGCGTCCCCGGCAGCCCCTGGGGTGTCGACCCGGCCCAGCAGCACGACCTCGGCGTCCTGCGACAGACCCATGTTCTTCCATGCGTCCACGGCAGCCAGGCAGTGCCGGTCCACCAGTTCGAGCGCCGACGGGGTGAGCCCGGCGGCAGCGACCGCTGTGACCGCCTCGCCCGCGGCGACCACCGAGTCGAAGTAGCCGGCCACCGTGCGCTCCGGATCGCGCAGCGGGCGCAGCCTCAGGGTCACCTCGGTGATGATGCCCAGCGTGCCCTCGCTCCCGACCATGAGGCCGGTGAGGTCGTACCCGGCCACTCCCTTGGCCGTGCGCCGACCCAGCCTGACCAGCTCGCCGGTGCCGGTGACAACCTGCACCCCCATCACGTAGTCCCTGGTGACGCCGTACTTGACGCAGCACACCCCACCGGCATTGGTCGCCACGTTGCCGCCGATGGTCGACCAGGGGGAGCTGGCCGGGTCCGGCGGGTACCAGAGACCGTGGCCGGCGACGTGCGTGCGCAAGTCGTCGTTGATCACCCCTGGCTGGACGACGGCGAAGCGCTCCAGCTCGTCGACCTCCAGCACCGCATCCATCGCCTCCAACGAGACGACGACACAGCCGGCGGTGGCGTTCGCCCCGCCGGACAAGCCGGTACCGGCACCCCGCGGGACGACGGGGGTGCGGTGCTCGATGCAGGCGCGGACGACCGCCTGCACCTCTTCGGCGATGCGCGGCCGGACCGCGGCGGCGGGCAGCACGTTCTCGGCCCACTCGGCCTCGTCGTGGGCGTAGGCGGCCAGCACGTCGGGGTCGGTGACCAGCCGGTCGGCCGGTAGCGCCGCCGCCAGGGCCGCGACCAGGTCGGCGGCCCCGCCGGCGGCTCCCGCCGGCGAGGGCTCGGGGGCGTCGCGGTTGGTGGGAGGTGGCGTCGTCACACCGGAACGGTAGGTGTGGCACCTGACACACTCGACGGAGGGTGGGTCCGACCGCCCGGGATCCCGACCAGGTGCTCCACGCGCCCGTCGGCAGCCCTCCGTTTCGCTGCGGCCGGTGCCACACGGCCACGCACCACCGGCCGGTCCGCCGGTTCCGCGGGCCCTCGCGCCAGACCCGCTCCGGTCAGGGTCGGCACCCGCAATCCCTATATGTCATGCGATCCTGGGCCGGTGATCCGTGCCGGAGCGGTCACGCGAAGTCGGCGCTACACCGGCGGAAGGTGTGCCGTGGCGATGAAGCCGGGTTGGAACGGGCGGTTCTACGAGGACTTCGAGGTCGGTGACGTCTACGAGCACCCGCTCGGACGCACGATCACCGCGACCGACAACTCCTGGTTCACACTGCTGACGCAAAACACCGCTCACCCCCACTTCGACCACCACTACGCCGCACAGACCGAGTTCGGCCGACCGATCGTCAACTCCTGCCTGACCCTCGCCCTCGTCACGGGCCAGTCGGTGACCGACGTGTCCCAGAACGTCTTCGCCAACCTCGGGTGGGACGAGGTGCGGATGCCGCATCCGCTGTTCGAGGGCGACACCGTCTACTCGCGCTCCGAGGTCCTGGCACTGCGCCCGTCGCAGTCCCGGCAGAGCACCGGGCTGGTCACCGTGCGGACCACGGGCTACACCCAGGAGGGGACCGTCGTGATCACCTTCACCCGCACCCTGCTGGTCTACCGGCGGGGCTACGGTCCCACCTCGGCGCGGCCCTCGATCGGCACGGACGCGCGTTGACCGCTCCCCTGGCCGGCTCCCGCGCCTTCCTCTTCGTCCCCGGCGACCGCCCGGAACGCTTCGACAAGGCCGCCGGCTCGGGTGCGGTGCCGATCCTCGACCTGGAGGACGCCGTCGCTGCCGGACGCCGCGCCGCCGCCCGGCAGCACGTCCGCCGGTGGCTCGACGACGGCGGCAGGGCGATCGTCCGGGTGCAGGCGGCCGGCGCCCCGGGCCACGAGGACGACATCGCCACGCTGGTGGGCGCCCGTGGCCTCCTCGGCGTCATGCTGGCCCGGGCCGAGGAGCCCAGCCACGTCGCGGCGGTGGGCTCGGCCACCGGCCGGCCGGTGATCGCGCTCGTCGAGACCGCCGCCGGGATCGCCGCCGCCCGCGACGTCGCCCGCGCGTCCGCGTGCCTCGCCCTGGGCGACCAGGACCTGGCGCTCGACCTGGGCGTCACGCCGCGCTCACCGCTGGTGCGCCTGCTCGCGGCCGAACTCGTCCTGGCCTCACGGCTGGCCGGTCTGCCGGCACCCCTCGACGGCGTGACGACCGAGCTGCAGGACGCGGACGTCCTGGCCGCTGACGCCCGCGGGGCCCGCGAGAGCGGCTTCGGCGGGAAGCTGTGCATCCACCCGCGTCAGGTCGACGTCGTCGCCCGGGCGTGGCGACCGTCCCCCGAGGAGCTCGACTGGGCCCGGGCCGTGGTCTCCGCCCACGTCGACGGTGGCGTCGGCACCGTCGCGGGCGCCATGGTGGACCGACCCCTGGTCGAGCGTGCCCGGGCACTCCTGGCCGACGCGGAGCGCTGACCGCCCGGCTCAGGCCGGGAGGCCATCGCCTCTCGGCCTGGGCCGGGCGGGTTCAGCCGCGGCCCAGGCCCAGAACGTGCCCGGCGACGTGCTGGAGGATCAGGTTGTTGGACACGGGGGCCACCAGGTAGAGCCTCGACTCGCGGAACTTGCGCTCGACGTCGTACTCGGCCGCCATGCCGTAGCCACCCAGGGTGGTCATCGCGGCGTTGCCAGCGGCCCATGCGGCCTCGGATGCCAATAGCTTCGCGACGTTGGCGTCCGTGCCGCCCGTCTCGCCCCCGTCGAACAGCTCGGCTGCCCGGTCGCGCACCAGCGACGCCGCCCGCATGTCCGCCCAGGCCCGTGCCAGGGGGAACGAGACGCCCTGGTTGTCGCCGATCGGCTTGCCGAACACGACCCGGTCACGGGCATACGCCGACGCCGTGTCGAGGAACCAGCGGGCATCGCCGATGCTCTCGCTGGCCAGCAGGATGCGCTCGGCGTTCATGCCGCTCAGGACGTGCCGGAAGCCCTGGCCCTCCTCCCCGACGAGCGCGTCGGCGGATAGCTCGAGGTCGTCGATGAACACGGCGTTGGTCTCGTGGTTCACCATCGTGTCGATGGGCTCGGCGCGGACCGACGACCCGGCCTCGCGCAGGTCCACCAGGAAGAGGCTGAGCCCGTCGGTGCGCTTGGCAACCTCCTCGCGGGGGGTGGTGCGGGCCAGCAGCAGCATGAGGTCGCTGTGCTGCACGCGGGAGATCCACATCTTCCGGCCGTTGACCACGTACCCCTCAGGCGTCCGCCGGGCGAAGGTCGTGATCCGCGTGGTGTCCGAGCCCGCGTCGGGCTCGGTGATGGCGAACGCCTGCAACCGGAGCTTGCCCGCCGCGATGTCGGGCAGGTAGGTGCGCTTCTGCGCCTCTGAACCGTGCCGCAGCACCGCGCCCATGGTGTACATCTGCGCGTGGCACGCCGAGGTGCTCGCCCCGGTGCTGTTGATCTCCTCCATGATCACCGAGGCCTCGACCAGGCCGAGCCCCCCTCCCCCGTACTCCTCGGGGATGAGCACCGAGAGCCAGCCGGCCTCGGTGAGCGCG is a genomic window of Blastococcus sp. HT6-30 containing:
- a CDS encoding CoA ester lyase; this translates as MTAPLAGSRAFLFVPGDRPERFDKAAGSGAVPILDLEDAVAAGRRAAARQHVRRWLDDGGRAIVRVQAAGAPGHEDDIATLVGARGLLGVMLARAEEPSHVAAVGSATGRPVIALVETAAGIAAARDVARASACLALGDQDLALDLGVTPRSPLVRLLAAELVLASRLAGLPAPLDGVTTELQDADVLAADARGARESGFGGKLCIHPRQVDVVARAWRPSPEELDWARAVVSAHVDGGVGTVAGAMVDRPLVERARALLADAER
- a CDS encoding acyl-CoA dehydrogenase family protein, whose amino-acid sequence is MPETDLQDLRAGVRDLASSFPAEYWRRCDAAREYPEEFVRALTEAGWLSVLIPEEYGGGGLGLVEASVIMEEINSTGASTSACHAQMYTMGAVLRHGSEAQKRTYLPDIAAGKLRLQAFAITEPDAGSDTTRITTFARRTPEGYVVNGRKMWISRVQHSDLMLLLARTTPREEVAKRTDGLSLFLVDLREAGSSVRAEPIDTMVNHETNAVFIDDLELSADALVGEEGQGFRHVLSGMNAERILLASESIGDARWFLDTASAYARDRVVFGKPIGDNQGVSFPLARAWADMRAASLVRDRAAELFDGGETGGTDANVAKLLASEAAWAAGNAAMTTLGGYGMAAEYDVERKFRESRLYLVAPVSNNLILQHVAGHVLGLGRG